A stretch of Kryptolebias marmoratus isolate JLee-2015 linkage group LG24, ASM164957v2, whole genome shotgun sequence DNA encodes these proteins:
- the lrrc8db gene encoding leucine rich repeat containing 8 VRAC subunit Db, protein MFTLTEVASLNDIQPTYRILKPWWDVFMDYLGIVMLMLAIFSGTMQLTKDQVVCLPILEQTPEGSGGFLGSQPLDPADNFWRKENAIGEQAAPLMAKRPPNSITPTIHFTQSPTFGQPLPTGVRTKLDFQQYVFVNQMCYHVALPWYSKYFPYLALIHTIVLMVSSNFWFKYPKTSSKVEHFVSILGKCFESPWTTKALSETACEDSEENKQRLAGASSLLKHLSTCSEEGSPNQSAQMLTKSGVTFSAEKLVSEIPSMTILDKKDGEQAKALFEKVRKFRAHVEDSDLIYRLYAIQTVIKTVKFILILCYTMTFVASINFNHVCEPEIKHLTGYVKFHCTHNMAFMLKKLLVCYIVLICVYGVICIYTLFWLFRRPLKEYSFEKVREESSFSDIPDVKNDFAFLLHMVDQYDQLYSKRFGVFLSEVSENKLREISLNHEWTFEKLRQHVTRNTQDKLELHLFMLSGVPDAVFDLTDLEILKLELIPEAKMTAKISQMINLQELHLYHCPAKVEQNAFIFLCDNLRCLHVKFTDVAEIPSWVYLLKNLRELYLVGNLNSENNKLIGLESLRDLRHLKILHLKSNLTKVPTNITDLSPHLLRLVIHNDGTKLVVLNTLKKMINLAELELHNCELERIPHAIFSLNNLQELDLKSNNIRTIEEVISFQHLKRLVCLKLWYNKIISIPLSISHVKNLELLHFSHNKLESLPSSLFALLKLRYLDVSHNSITVIPPEVGFLQNLQHFSIAGNKVEVVPKQLFKCAMLRTLCLSHNCITSIPEKIGHLSQLTHLELKGNCLDRLPVQLGLCNLLRRSCLVVEDHLFESLPIEVKENINQEASVSFANGCKCLSEGR, encoded by the coding sequence ATGTTCACCCTCACAGAAGTAGCTTCTCTGAATGACATCCAGCCAACCTACAGGATTCTGAAACCGTGGTGGGATGTCTTTATGGATTATCTGGGCATTGTCATGCTGATGTTGGCTATATTTTCTGGAACCATGCAGCTAACCAAAGACCAAGTGGTTTGTCTTCCTATCTTGGAGCAGACGCCAGAGGGGTCTGGAGGTTTCCTGGGATCCCAACCACTAGACCCAGCTGATAATTTCTGGAGGAAAGAAAATGCAATTGGGGAACAAGCTGCTCCTTTAATGGCTAAAAGGCCTCCTAATAGCATCACCCCTACAATTCACTTCACACAGTCTCCTACGTTTGGGCAGCCCCTGCCTACAGGTGTCAGGACCAAGCTGGATTTTCAGCAGTATGTTTTTGTCAACCAGATGTGCTATCATGTTGCTCTTCCATGGTATTCCAAATATTTCCCATACCTTGCTCTTATTCATACTATTGTATTAATGGTTAGTAGCAATTTCTGGTTTAAATACCCAAAGACGAGTTCAAAAGTAGAGCATTTTGTCTCCATACTTGGGAAATGCTTTGAGTCCCCCTGGACTACCAAAGCTCTGTCTGAGACTGCATGCGAGGACTCAGAGGAAAACAAGCAGAGGTTGGCGGGTGCCTCCTCTCTCCTAAAACATCTTTCCACATGCAGCGAGGAGGGCAGTCCGAACCAGTCGGCCCAAATGTTGACTAAATCTGGGGTCACCTTTTCTGCTGAAAAGCTTGTGAGTGAAATTCCCTCCATGACCATACTGGACAAAAAAGATGGCGAGCAAGCTAAGGCTTTGTTTGAGAAAGTCCGGAAATTCCGCGCCCATGTGGAAGACAGTGATTTGATTTACCGCCTCTATGCTATTCAGACAGTcatcaaaactgtaaaatttattttaatcttgtGTTACACAATGACATTTGTGGCGTCTATCAACTTTAATCATGTGTGTGAACCCGAAATAAAGCATTTGACTGGATATGTCAAGTTCCACTGTACACATAATATGGCTTTTATGTTAAAGAAGCTTCTTGTCTGTTATATTGTGCTTATATGTGTTTATGGCGTTATCTGCATTTACACACTGTTCTGGCTTTTTCGACGACCCCTGAAGGAGTATTCTTTTGAAAAAGTGAGAGAGGAGAGCAGTTTCAGTGACATTCCTGATGTGAAGAATGATTTTGCGTTCCTCCTCCACATGGTTGACCAGTACGACCAATTGTATTCAAAGCGTTTTGGGGTTTTTCTCTCGGAGGTGAGTGAAAACAAACTCCGGGAGATCAGTCTTAACCATGAGTGGACCTTTGAGAAGTTGCGGCAGCATGTTACCCGCAACACTCAAGACAAATTGGAGCTTCATCTCTTTATGCTGTCTGGTGTGCCAGATGCTGTGTTTGACCTCACTGACTTGGAAATCCTGAAATTAGAATTAATTCCAGAGGCCAAGATGACAGCTAAGATCTCACAAATGATCAACCTTCAGGAGTTACACCTTTATCACTGTCCGGCCAAAGTTGAGCAGAACGCTTTCATTTTCCTCTGTGATAACCTCCGGTGCCTTCATGTCAAATTCACAGACGTTGCTGAGATTCCTAGCTGGGTATACTTGTTGAAAAATCTGCGGGAGTTGTATTTGGTGGGTAACCTGAACTCTGAGAACAACAAACTGATCGGACTTGAGTCTCTGCGAGATCTCAGGCACTTGAAGATTTTGCATCTCAAAAGCAACCTGACCAAAGTCCCGACAAACATAACAGATCTGTCCCCACATCTCCTCCGGCTGGTTATTCATAACGACGGCACAAAGCTTGTAGTGCTGaacactttgaaaaaaatgattaaCCTTGCAGAGCTGGAGCTTCATAACTGTGAGCTCGAGCGGATACCCCATGccattttcagtttgaacaaCCTCCAGGAACTTGATCTGAAGTCCAACAACATTCGGACCATAGAGGAGGTCATCAGCTTTCAGCACCTCAAAAGACTAGTTTGCCTCAAACTTTGGTATAACAAAATCATCAGCATACCACTGTCAATCAGTCATGTTAAAAACCTGGAGTTGCTCCATTTCTCACACAACAAGCTGGAATCTCTCCCCTCATCGTTATTTGCTCTTCTTAAGTTAAGATACCTTGATGTTAGCCATAATTCCATAACGGTAATACCGCCAGAGGTAGGCTTTTTGCAGAATCTCCAACATTTTAGCATTGCGGGTAACAAGGTCGAGGTAGTCCCAAAGCAGCTGTTCAAGTGTGCCATGTTAAGGACATTGTGCCTCAGCCACAACTGCATCACCTCCATTCCAGAGAAAATTGGCCACCTCTCGCAGCTCACACACCTGGAACTGAAGGGAAACTGTCTAGATCGTCTCCCAGTTCAGCTTGGCCTCTGCAACCTTCTCCGTAGGAGCTGCCTGGTAGTAGAAGACCACCTCTTTGAGTCGCTCCCTATTGAAgtcaaagaaaacataaacCAGGAAGCTAGTGTTTCCTTTGCAAACGGCTGTAAATGTCTCAGTGAGGGACGATAA